From the Paraburkholderia sp. PREW-6R genome, one window contains:
- a CDS encoding CopD family protein translates to MNKAIELALFLHLLAVAVWVGGMIFAHFCLRPAIADLSPQLRLPLWESVFGRFFNWVAGAVLVILLSGGFLLMQFGGGHAIWPLHAMAGLGIVMMLIFGHIRFAVFPRIRRAVQAQKWPDGARAVGTIRRLVLINIVLGVVTIGVAVLSRGL, encoded by the coding sequence ATGAACAAGGCAATCGAGCTCGCACTCTTTCTTCATTTGCTCGCGGTCGCGGTGTGGGTCGGTGGGATGATCTTCGCGCATTTCTGCTTGCGCCCGGCCATTGCCGATCTATCGCCGCAACTACGTCTGCCTTTGTGGGAATCGGTGTTCGGCCGTTTCTTCAACTGGGTCGCCGGCGCCGTGCTGGTCATTCTGCTCAGCGGTGGTTTCCTGCTGATGCAGTTCGGCGGCGGCCATGCGATCTGGCCGTTGCATGCCATGGCCGGCCTCGGCATCGTCATGATGCTGATTTTCGGGCACATCCGCTTCGCTGTGTTTCCGCGCATCCGCCGCGCCGTGCAGGCGCAAAAGTGGCCGGACGGCGCACGCGCGGTCGGCACGATCCGGCGTCTCGTGTTGATCAATATCGTGCTGGGCGTGGTGACGATCGGCGTCGCGGTGCTGTCCCGCGGCCTCTAA
- a CDS encoding chromate transporter, whose translation MQTITSQDAARRGEREPLWTLFRVVCGLSALSWGGLALMAQLEHHYVEREGRLSRIAFSDLIALAWMVPGPVGCNVAVQLGHALRGRAGAWVAGIASVLPFFMLMTLFAIFYRTPFVRAAASPTLLNHFSVVLATLIAITWYKQTRALVRGKLEWTAAVLGCIALFYARSPAAYVVMLGGAFGAGWLVSPDRQSRIVVSFARGDWQILAALCGFLLVFVVPLPHRYDLALLWPRLAGAGMTLFGGGFSALPVLKTLFVTPAVGVSDNDFTLAFSLSPLSPGPLLNVVPFFGYLVDGWAGALIATLALFVPSGCLVVLAQRHLHQLKAHPRFEHGMRILRAVTTAFLAVAVLRIVAHVPLQPVYLITALFSGMCFAKLKVPVYVVYGTVAVACGLWLAYGALA comes from the coding sequence ATGCAGACGATCACAAGCCAGGATGCCGCGAGACGAGGCGAGCGCGAGCCACTATGGACGCTGTTCAGGGTCGTGTGCGGCCTGTCGGCGCTGTCATGGGGTGGACTGGCGCTAATGGCGCAACTCGAGCATCACTATGTCGAACGCGAGGGCCGGCTCTCGCGCATCGCATTCTCCGATCTGATCGCGCTCGCCTGGATGGTGCCCGGGCCGGTAGGCTGCAATGTCGCCGTGCAGTTGGGACATGCGCTGCGCGGACGGGCCGGCGCGTGGGTCGCGGGCATCGCGAGCGTGCTGCCCTTCTTCATGCTGATGACGCTGTTCGCGATCTTCTACCGCACGCCGTTCGTGCGCGCCGCCGCATCGCCAACCTTGCTCAATCACTTCAGCGTCGTGCTGGCGACGCTCATCGCGATCACCTGGTATAAGCAGACGCGCGCGCTGGTGCGCGGCAAACTCGAATGGACAGCGGCGGTGCTCGGTTGCATCGCGCTCTTTTATGCACGCAGTCCCGCAGCGTATGTGGTGATGCTCGGCGGCGCGTTCGGCGCAGGCTGGCTCGTGAGTCCGGACCGGCAGTCGCGCATCGTCGTGTCGTTCGCGCGCGGCGATTGGCAGATACTGGCTGCGCTCTGTGGTTTTCTGCTGGTGTTCGTCGTGCCGTTGCCGCATCGCTATGACCTTGCGTTGCTGTGGCCGCGGCTTGCCGGTGCGGGCATGACGCTGTTTGGCGGAGGGTTCTCGGCGCTGCCGGTGCTCAAGACACTGTTCGTCACACCGGCCGTCGGTGTGTCGGACAACGACTTCACGCTGGCCTTCTCGCTGTCGCCGCTGTCGCCAGGACCGTTGCTGAACGTGGTGCCGTTCTTCGGCTATCTCGTGGATGGCTGGGCCGGCGCACTCATCGCCACGCTCGCGCTGTTCGTGCCGTCGGGCTGCCTCGTGGTGCTCGCGCAGCGGCACTTGCATCAGTTGAAGGCCCATCCTCGCTTTGAGCACGGCATGCGGATTTTGCGCGCGGTCACGACGGCATTCCTTGCGGTGGCCGTGCTTCGAATCGTGGCGCACGTGCCATTGCAGCCGGTCTACCTGATCACGGCGCTTTTTTCGGGCATGTGCTTCGCCAAACTCAAGGTGCCGGTGTACGTGGTGTACGGGACCGTTGCGGTAGCGTGCGGACTTTGGCTCGCCTACGGCGCGCTGGCATAA
- a CDS encoding EAL domain-containing protein produces the protein MSPSRFSDKRDSTPRRDPAISRRRALLAIPALGVLVLILLWAVIFARLSVEKEATYREAMASAAILSAALEQHTVKAIHQVDQITRFVKYEFEKTPNHFDLATTVEKGVVQSETLVQVSLIDEHGTLIANTAELNPKHIDLSDREHFKVHEHENDDQLFISKPVLGRVSGHWTLQMTRRLNHPDGSFAGVVVVSEDPSYFTSDFYNNAAIGREGVIAVISDNGAVLARRTGSADNPNGVFSASGSYPTSEHVSGTYVDSIDSVTRIVSYRHIDGYPLGVLVGLSEAEEFADYNHTRNVYLLMAGFISLAMLSFFAVATGLIGKLLGREREMTHLVEFDLLTGLRNRYATLQGLRHDVAQPANLGRLAILFIDLDNFKTVNDTLGHNAGDIVLQMTASRLSAAVGEGGTLSRIGGDEFVVVIKGEDVEKRAVSLAEAAAEAFAKPFEVRGSSFVLHASIGIALYSVANESEIDLLKKADLAMYSAKDAGKNCYQFYSPQLSHRADHLMKWEQQLRVALAEGQLFLAYQPKIDLTRRCITGFEALVRWSHPQHGLIPANEFIPVAESTGLIVPIGDFVIETACRQLASWQQQGYDTLSLAVNISAVQFWRGDLYETISHAIEESGISARRLELEITETAMMEFPDLVSEKIFALKRLGVRIALDDFGTGYSSLSYLNRFSVDTLKVDRSFVQAIPGDRSVCVMVTAIVNLARSLGLTVVVEGTETEEQIAWLAALGHIEAQGFLFSRPVPVEAIPALLDRFGVCGMAGNRRESHEIDTIGNNTGHSADHDTGETTRNVPSTNASASTNT, from the coding sequence ATGAGCCCATCCCGCTTCTCCGACAAGCGCGACTCCACACCTCGCCGCGATCCGGCTATTTCGCGCCGGCGCGCTTTGCTGGCTATTCCGGCACTTGGCGTACTCGTTTTAATCCTGTTGTGGGCCGTGATTTTCGCGCGCCTTTCAGTCGAAAAGGAAGCGACATATCGCGAGGCGATGGCTTCCGCTGCAATACTGTCCGCGGCGCTGGAGCAGCATACGGTCAAGGCGATTCACCAGGTCGATCAGATCACGCGCTTCGTCAAATATGAATTTGAGAAAACACCGAATCATTTCGATCTAGCCACCACGGTCGAAAAGGGCGTCGTGCAGAGCGAAACGCTGGTTCAAGTATCGCTGATCGACGAGCACGGTACGTTAATAGCCAACACGGCCGAGTTGAATCCCAAACACATCGACCTGTCGGACCGCGAGCACTTCAAGGTCCATGAGCACGAAAACGACGACCAGTTATTTATCAGCAAGCCGGTGCTCGGCCGTGTGTCCGGACACTGGACATTGCAGATGACGCGCCGTCTGAATCATCCGGACGGATCGTTTGCGGGCGTGGTGGTGGTTTCCGAAGACCCGAGCTATTTCACGAGCGACTTCTATAACAACGCAGCGATTGGCCGCGAAGGCGTGATTGCGGTGATCTCGGACAATGGCGCAGTGCTCGCGCGCCGCACGGGCAGCGCCGACAACCCTAACGGCGTATTCTCCGCGAGCGGCTCCTACCCGACGTCGGAACACGTGTCGGGCACCTACGTGGATTCGATCGACAGCGTCACGCGCATCGTCTCTTACCGGCATATCGACGGCTATCCGCTCGGCGTGCTGGTGGGCCTTTCGGAAGCCGAAGAATTCGCCGACTACAACCACACGCGCAACGTCTATCTGCTGATGGCGGGCTTCATTTCGCTCGCCATGCTGAGCTTCTTCGCGGTGGCCACGGGTCTCATCGGCAAACTGCTCGGGCGCGAGCGCGAGATGACCCACCTCGTCGAATTCGATCTGCTGACCGGCCTGCGCAATCGCTACGCCACCTTGCAAGGCTTGCGGCACGACGTCGCACAACCGGCTAACCTCGGGCGCCTGGCGATTCTCTTCATCGACCTCGATAACTTCAAGACGGTCAATGACACGCTCGGCCACAATGCCGGCGACATCGTGTTGCAGATGACAGCGTCGCGCCTGTCCGCGGCGGTCGGCGAAGGCGGCACGCTAAGCCGCATCGGCGGCGACGAGTTCGTCGTCGTGATCAAGGGTGAAGACGTCGAGAAGCGCGCGGTCTCACTGGCGGAAGCTGCAGCGGAAGCGTTCGCCAAACCGTTCGAAGTGCGCGGCAGTTCGTTCGTGCTGCATGCGAGCATTGGCATTGCGCTCTACTCCGTCGCCAACGAAAGCGAGATCGATCTGCTGAAAAAAGCCGACCTTGCGATGTACAGCGCGAAAGATGCGGGCAAGAACTGCTACCAGTTCTATTCGCCGCAACTGTCCCACCGCGCGGACCATTTGATGAAGTGGGAGCAGCAGCTGCGCGTGGCGCTGGCCGAAGGTCAACTGTTCCTTGCCTATCAGCCGAAGATCGATCTCACGCGCCGCTGCATTACCGGCTTCGAGGCACTGGTGCGCTGGAGTCATCCGCAGCACGGTCTGATTCCGGCGAACGAGTTCATTCCGGTCGCGGAGTCTACCGGATTGATCGTGCCGATCGGCGATTTCGTGATCGAAACGGCTTGCCGGCAACTCGCGTCCTGGCAGCAGCAGGGTTATGACACGCTGTCGCTCGCGGTAAATATTTCGGCGGTGCAGTTCTGGCGCGGCGATCTCTACGAAACCATTTCGCATGCAATCGAGGAAAGCGGCATTTCCGCGCGCCGCCTCGAACTCGAGATCACCGAAACCGCCATGATGGAGTTTCCGGATCTCGTCTCCGAAAAGATCTTTGCGTTGAAACGCCTTGGCGTGCGTATCGCACTCGACGACTTTGGCACGGGTTATTCATCGCTGTCCTACCTGAACCGGTTTTCGGTGGATACGCTGAAGGTCGACCGCTCGTTCGTGCAGGCCATTCCGGGAGACCGCAGCGTCTGCGTGATGGTCACCGCGATTGTCAACCTCGCGCGTTCGCTTGGGCTGACGGTGGTGGTAGAGGGCACCGAAACCGAAGAGCAGATCGCCTGGCTCGCCGCACTCGGCCATATCGAGGCGCAGGGTTTCCTGTTCTCGCGTCCTGTGCCGGTGGAGGCGATTCCCGCGTTGCTCGACCGTTTCGGCGTGTGCGGGATGGCGGGCAACCGGCGCGAGTCGCACGAAATCGACACTATTGGCAACAATACGGGTCATAGTGCGGATCACGACACTGGCGAGACCACCCGCAACGTTCCCAGCACCAATGCGAGCGCGAGCACCAACACCTGA
- a CDS encoding PhzF family phenazine biosynthesis protein codes for MPANIVRFKQVDVFTSVPFKGNPLAVVFDADALGTEQMQAIANWTNLSETTFLLKPSDPAADYRVRIFTTCGELMFAGHPTLGTAHALLESGYQPKQAGRLVQQCGVGLVELKALTPETDATHDIRDGLVHDANHDATQHAWAFAAPPARVAALPEDRYQALAAALRSDAIDFSATPCAVDNGAPWLVVRVASARDCLALEPDAAALAALVESVDTHGLAVYGPHEADGPATFEIRCLMAGGRFGVGEDPVTGSANAALAGLLSAQHLRPGAQYSARQGTVLGRAGRVSVHYDDANGKTWIGGATVTIVDGTFRLP; via the coding sequence ATGCCTGCCAACATCGTTCGTTTCAAACAGGTCGACGTGTTCACGTCGGTGCCGTTCAAAGGCAATCCGCTCGCAGTCGTGTTCGACGCCGACGCGCTCGGCACGGAGCAGATGCAAGCCATTGCAAACTGGACGAATCTGTCGGAAACCACCTTCCTGCTCAAACCCAGCGACCCGGCCGCCGATTATCGCGTGCGCATTTTCACGACGTGCGGCGAATTGATGTTTGCCGGTCATCCCACGCTCGGCACCGCGCATGCGCTGCTGGAGAGCGGCTACCAGCCGAAACAGGCCGGCCGGCTAGTCCAGCAATGCGGCGTCGGCCTTGTCGAGTTGAAGGCGTTGACGCCTGAGACGGATGCAACTCACGACATACGTGACGGCTTAGTCCACGACGCAAACCACGATGCAACCCAGCACGCGTGGGCCTTCGCCGCGCCGCCCGCGCGCGTCGCTGCGTTGCCTGAGGATCGGTATCAGGCGCTCGCCGCGGCTTTGCGCAGCGACGCGATCGACTTCAGCGCAACGCCGTGCGCGGTCGATAACGGCGCACCGTGGCTCGTCGTGCGCGTCGCTTCGGCGCGCGACTGTCTCGCGTTGGAGCCCGACGCGGCCGCGCTGGCGGCGCTCGTGGAGTCAGTCGATACGCATGGGCTTGCGGTCTACGGCCCGCACGAAGCCGACGGTCCCGCGACCTTCGAGATTCGCTGCCTGATGGCGGGCGGCCGCTTCGGCGTCGGCGAAGATCCGGTGACGGGCAGCGCCAACGCCGCGCTGGCCGGCTTGCTGAGCGCACAGCATTTGCGTCCGGGCGCTCAGTATTCCGCGCGCCAGGGCACCGTGCTCGGACGCGCGGGCCGGGTTTCCGTGCACTACGACGATGCAAACGGCAAGACCTGGATTGGCGGCGCGACGGTCACGATCGTCGACGGAACGTTCAGGCTGCCATGA
- a CDS encoding RidA family protein, whose product MAQTNVYDKLKDLGIELPTAGAPAAAYVMSAQSGNTVYLSGHIAKKDGKVWAGKLGDTLGTEDGKAAARSIAIDLLATLHAHVGDLNRVTRIVKLMSLVNSTFEFTEQHLVTNGASELIADVFGERGKHARSAFGVAQIPLGACVEIEMIAEVE is encoded by the coding sequence ATGGCTCAAACAAATGTGTACGACAAGCTGAAGGACCTGGGCATCGAGTTGCCGACCGCCGGCGCGCCCGCCGCCGCTTACGTGATGAGCGCGCAGAGCGGCAACACGGTCTATCTGTCCGGCCACATCGCCAAAAAAGACGGCAAGGTGTGGGCCGGCAAACTCGGCGACACGCTCGGCACCGAAGACGGCAAGGCGGCGGCACGCTCGATCGCAATCGACCTGCTCGCCACGCTGCACGCACACGTGGGCGACCTGAACCGCGTCACGCGCATCGTCAAGCTGATGAGCCTTGTGAACTCCACGTTCGAGTTCACCGAGCAGCATCTGGTCACGAACGGCGCGTCCGAACTGATCGCCGACGTGTTCGGCGAGCGCGGCAAACATGCGCGTTCGGCATTCGGCGTCGCGCAGATTCCGCTCGGCGCATGCGTCGAAATCGAAATGATCGCCGAAGTCGAGTAA
- a CDS encoding PLP-dependent aminotransferase family protein translates to MDQSDLKAPTWQLSERARKLTSSAIREILKVTERPEVISFAGGLPSPATFPAERMREASDRILRDAPAAALQYSATEGYAPLREWVANRYSVNGAQIRASQVLITTGSQQALDLLGKVLVCPDSPVLVETPTYLGALQSFSMYEPRYVQVPTDEQGLIPEALTPELTAGARLLYAQPNFQNPTGRRLPVERRRMLAEFAKTAPFPVIEDDPYGALDYAGEPLPTMLSMAPNHIVHLGSFSKVLAPGLRVGYIIAPEELIFKLVQAKQATDLHTPSFTQRIVHEVIKDGFLDQHVPGIRELYRDQCAAMLASLERYMPEGVTWNRPEGGMFVWVKLPAQIDSMKLLEEAVAQNVAFVPGGPFFANEAQHNTLRLSFVTVPPAKIDEGVSRLAALIRAKV, encoded by the coding sequence ATGGACCAAAGCGACTTGAAAGCCCCTACGTGGCAATTGTCCGAACGCGCGCGCAAGCTCACCAGCTCGGCGATTCGGGAGATTCTGAAGGTCACGGAGCGGCCTGAAGTCATTTCGTTCGCGGGCGGCCTGCCTTCGCCGGCCACGTTCCCTGCCGAACGGATGCGCGAAGCGTCCGACCGCATTCTGCGCGACGCCCCCGCCGCGGCGCTCCAGTACAGCGCAACCGAAGGCTACGCGCCGCTGCGCGAATGGGTCGCGAATCGCTATTCGGTGAACGGCGCGCAGATTCGCGCGAGCCAGGTCCTCATCACCACCGGTTCGCAGCAGGCGCTCGATCTGCTCGGCAAGGTGCTCGTATGTCCAGACAGCCCGGTGCTGGTCGAAACGCCGACGTATCTCGGCGCATTGCAGTCGTTCTCGATGTACGAGCCGCGCTACGTGCAAGTGCCGACCGACGAGCAAGGCCTGATTCCCGAAGCGCTTACCCCTGAACTGACGGCCGGCGCGCGCCTGCTGTACGCGCAGCCCAACTTCCAGAATCCGACAGGGCGCCGCCTGCCCGTCGAGCGCCGCCGCATGCTGGCCGAGTTCGCGAAAACCGCACCGTTCCCCGTGATCGAAGACGATCCGTACGGCGCGCTCGATTACGCCGGCGAGCCGCTGCCCACCATGCTGTCCATGGCGCCGAATCACATCGTTCATCTCGGCTCGTTCTCCAAGGTGCTGGCGCCAGGCCTGCGGGTCGGCTACATCATTGCGCCCGAAGAGTTGATCTTCAAGCTCGTGCAGGCCAAACAGGCAACCGATCTGCATACGCCGAGCTTCACGCAGCGCATCGTCCATGAAGTGATCAAGGACGGTTTCCTCGACCAGCACGTGCCGGGCATTCGCGAACTGTATCGCGATCAATGCGCGGCCATGCTCGCGTCGCTCGAACGGTACATGCCGGAAGGCGTGACGTGGAACCGTCCAGAAGGCGGTATGTTCGTGTGGGTCAAGCTGCCGGCGCAGATCGACAGCATGAAGCTGCTCGAAGAAGCCGTCGCGCAGAATGTCGCCTTCGTGCCCGGCGGTCCGTTTTTCGCAAACGAAGCGCAGCACAACACGCTGCGTCTGTCGTTCGTCACGGTGCCGCCGGCGAAGATCGACGAAGGTGTGTCGCGTCTGGCCGCGCTGATCCGCGCGAAAGTTTAA
- a CDS encoding VOC family protein: MTAHLLRLDHLVVSARTLDEGAQYVADALGVAPSGGGAHPLMRTHNRLLNLWGGVYLEVIAVDPHAAPASAGQATHARLFALDDPATQTRLDNGPYLSHWVARVERPKRLPAWQAQYPQRIAPIVPMTRGDLTWGLSIPQDGAFPSWQGVGDGVLPSLIQWDSVRHPSAALPESGIALRALKAFHPRADVIDEQLKWLGAAHLIDVQPTEGAARLVAEFDTPEGPRTLE; this comes from the coding sequence ATGACCGCTCATTTGCTTCGTCTCGATCATCTCGTCGTCTCCGCCCGCACGCTCGACGAGGGCGCGCAGTATGTCGCCGATGCGCTTGGCGTGGCGCCGTCCGGCGGCGGCGCGCATCCGCTGATGCGCACGCACAATCGTCTGCTGAATCTGTGGGGCGGCGTGTATCTGGAAGTGATTGCGGTGGACCCGCACGCGGCGCCGGCGTCCGCCGGTCAAGCGACGCACGCGCGCCTGTTCGCGCTCGACGACCCCGCCACCCAGACCCGGCTCGACAACGGGCCCTACCTGTCACACTGGGTCGCCCGGGTCGAACGGCCCAAGCGCCTGCCGGCGTGGCAAGCACAGTATCCCCAACGCATTGCGCCGATCGTGCCGATGACGCGCGGCGATCTCACGTGGGGCCTGTCGATACCGCAAGACGGCGCGTTTCCAAGCTGGCAAGGCGTCGGCGACGGCGTGCTGCCGTCCCTGATCCAGTGGGATTCGGTGCGGCATCCGTCGGCGGCGCTGCCGGAATCGGGCATCGCACTGAGAGCGTTGAAAGCCTTTCACCCGCGCGCCGACGTGATCGACGAGCAATTGAAGTGGCTGGGGGCCGCACATCTGATCGACGTGCAGCCCACCGAAGGCGCGGCTCGCCTCGTCGCCGAGTTCGACACACCCGAAGGTCCGCGCACGCTCGAATAA
- a CDS encoding PLP-dependent aminotransferase family protein, producing MSVPLAQIPSPHDTASLTLVEQLVQWARRRIEERVFRPGMRMPSIRKLALDKGVSRFTVVEAYERLVAQGFLESRRGSGFYVRERLGGAPVSEIHSPAAAAPAPVPAAIDVVWLLRNMLHTGARPERSPGLGYLPARWLDGDLITNALRTLGRQSGAQMLGIGTPQGFLPLRQQLQTRLEELEIGASPDQIVMVSGITQAIDLISRIYVKPGDAVIVGDPAWFQMFGRFASQGARLVGMPYTPDGPDLDALESLVQTWRPKMLVINSVLQNPTGTSLTAAQAFRILRLAEAYDFIVVEDDVYGDLCPPGYPGTRLASLDQLKRVIYLGSFSKTLAPNLRVGFIACAPEVATAVSDQKMLVGMTSPELNERVLYKILTEGHYRRHVERLRARLDAVREKSVRMLEKTGLKPFLTPAAGMFLWADTGVDADALAAAGHEAGFLLTPGSLFSPHQSPTTWMRFNIANCGDPELAAFLCRYLDGVARRAS from the coding sequence ATGTCCGTCCCGCTTGCCCAGATTCCTTCTCCGCACGACACCGCGTCGCTGACACTCGTCGAGCAGCTCGTCCAGTGGGCGCGGCGGCGGATCGAGGAGCGCGTCTTCCGTCCCGGCATGCGCATGCCGTCCATTCGCAAGCTCGCGCTCGACAAAGGCGTGTCGCGTTTCACGGTGGTCGAAGCCTATGAGCGGCTGGTGGCGCAAGGCTTCCTGGAATCGCGGCGCGGGTCGGGCTTTTACGTGCGCGAACGGCTCGGCGGCGCGCCGGTCAGCGAGATCCATTCGCCGGCCGCGGCCGCGCCAGCGCCTGTGCCCGCCGCGATCGACGTGGTCTGGCTGCTGCGCAACATGCTCCACACCGGCGCGCGGCCCGAGCGCAGCCCCGGCCTCGGCTATCTGCCGGCGCGCTGGCTCGACGGCGATCTCATCACCAACGCGCTGCGCACGCTTGGCCGGCAAAGCGGCGCGCAAATGCTCGGCATCGGCACACCGCAGGGTTTTCTGCCGCTGCGCCAGCAGTTGCAAACGCGGCTGGAGGAACTGGAGATCGGTGCGTCGCCGGATCAGATCGTGATGGTGTCCGGCATCACGCAGGCTATCGACCTGATCTCGCGCATTTACGTGAAGCCGGGCGACGCGGTGATCGTCGGCGATCCGGCGTGGTTCCAGATGTTCGGGCGTTTCGCCTCGCAAGGCGCGCGGCTCGTGGGCATGCCGTACACGCCGGACGGCCCGGATCTCGACGCGCTCGAATCGCTGGTGCAGACATGGCGGCCCAAAATGCTGGTGATCAATTCGGTGCTGCAGAATCCCACCGGCACTTCACTGACGGCGGCGCAGGCGTTTCGCATCCTGCGGCTGGCGGAGGCGTACGACTTCATCGTCGTGGAAGACGACGTTTATGGCGATCTGTGTCCGCCGGGCTATCCCGGCACGCGCCTCGCGAGTCTCGACCAGTTAAAGCGGGTGATCTACCTCGGCAGTTTTTCCAAGACGCTCGCGCCGAATCTGCGCGTCGGTTTCATCGCATGTGCGCCGGAGGTGGCCACCGCGGTCAGCGATCAGAAAATGCTGGTCGGCATGACGAGTCCGGAACTGAACGAGCGCGTGCTGTACAAGATCCTGACCGAAGGCCATTACCGCCGGCATGTGGAGCGGCTACGCGCGCGGCTCGACGCCGTGCGCGAAAAATCGGTGCGAATGCTGGAGAAGACCGGCCTCAAGCCATTTCTGACGCCGGCGGCCGGCATGTTCCTGTGGGCCGACACCGGCGTCGACGCCGACGCGCTCGCCGCCGCCGGTCACGAAGCCGGTTTCCTGCTGACACCCGGCAGCCTCTTCTCGCCGCATCAATCGCCCACCACGTGGATGCGCTTCAATATCGCCAACTGTGGCGACCCGGAGCTGGCGGCTTTTTTATGCCGCTATCTCGACGGCGTTGCGCGCCGCGCCTCTTGA
- the htpG gene encoding molecular chaperone HtpG translates to MAQETMSFQAEVKQLLHLMIHSLYSNKEIFLRELISNASDAADKLRFEAIENSALYENDPNLRIRVSYDKAARTVTIEDNGIGMSRDEAIANLGTIARSGTKEFFGKLSGDQQKDAALIGQFGVGFYSGFIVADKITVETRRAGLPASEGVRWESAGEGDFAVEQIERAARGTSITLHLRADEDELLSANRLKSIIQKYSDHVALPILMQKEEWDAEKSAMVTKDEDETVNQASALWTRSKNDITEEQYKQFYQHLAHDHQDPLTWTHNRVEGRSEYTQLLYVPTHAPFDLWNRDHRGGLKLYVKRVFIMDDAEQLLPTYLRFVKGVVDSSDLPLNVSREILQESRDVRAIREGVTKRSLSMLEDLANSDNEADREKYAGFWKEFGQVLKEGIGEDFANRDRIAKLLRFSSTHTDTPEQTVSLADYVARMKPEQSKIYYVTADTWQAATHSPHLEVFRKKGVEVLLLTDRVDEWALSFLTEFEGKPLQSVARGDLDLGALNDEEKQAQEKVGEEFKPLVEKMKESLKDKAKDVRLTFRLTDSPSCLVADEGEMSGYLQRMLKAAGQQAPSFHPILEVNPEHALVKGLHADSANFDDWCHLLFDQALLAEGGALEDPASFVKRTNALLLARTNEA, encoded by the coding sequence ATGGCACAAGAAACCATGAGCTTTCAGGCAGAAGTGAAACAGCTTCTGCACCTGATGATCCATTCGCTGTACAGCAACAAGGAAATCTTTCTGCGCGAGCTGATTTCGAACGCGTCCGACGCCGCGGACAAGCTGCGTTTCGAAGCGATCGAAAATAGCGCGCTGTACGAAAACGACCCGAATCTGCGGATTCGCGTGTCTTACGACAAAGCCGCCCGCACCGTGACGATAGAAGACAACGGCATCGGCATGAGCCGCGACGAGGCGATCGCCAACCTCGGCACGATCGCCCGCTCGGGCACCAAGGAATTTTTCGGCAAGCTCTCCGGCGACCAGCAGAAAGACGCGGCGCTGATCGGACAGTTCGGCGTGGGCTTTTACTCGGGCTTTATCGTCGCTGACAAAATCACCGTCGAGACGCGCCGCGCCGGTCTGCCGGCGTCCGAAGGCGTGCGCTGGGAAAGCGCGGGCGAGGGCGACTTCGCCGTCGAGCAGATCGAACGTGCTGCGCGCGGCACCTCGATCACGCTGCATCTGCGTGCCGACGAAGACGAACTGCTGTCGGCGAACCGCCTGAAGTCGATCATCCAGAAGTACTCGGACCACGTCGCGCTGCCCATCCTGATGCAGAAGGAAGAGTGGGACGCTGAAAAGAGCGCGATGGTCACGAAGGACGAAGACGAGACCGTCAACCAGGCAAGTGCGCTGTGGACGCGGTCGAAGAACGACATTACCGAAGAGCAGTACAAGCAGTTTTACCAGCACCTCGCGCACGACCACCAGGACCCGCTCACGTGGACCCATAACCGCGTGGAAGGCCGCAGCGAGTACACGCAACTGCTGTACGTGCCTACGCACGCACCGTTCGACTTGTGGAACCGCGATCATCGCGGCGGCCTCAAGCTGTACGTGAAGCGCGTGTTCATCATGGACGACGCCGAGCAGTTGCTCCCCACCTATCTGCGTTTCGTCAAGGGCGTGGTGGATTCGAGCGATCTGCCGCTGAACGTGTCGCGCGAAATCCTGCAGGAAAGCCGTGATGTGAGGGCGATCCGAGAAGGTGTGACCAAGCGTTCGCTGTCCATGCTGGAAGATCTGGCGAACTCGGATAACGAAGCCGACCGCGAGAAGTACGCCGGTTTCTGGAAGGAATTCGGCCAGGTGCTGAAGGAAGGCATCGGTGAAGACTTTGCCAATCGCGACCGTATCGCAAAGCTGCTGCGTTTCTCGTCGACGCATACGGACACGCCGGAGCAGACCGTATCGCTTGCCGACTACGTCGCGCGGATGAAGCCTGAGCAGTCGAAGATCTACTACGTGACCGCCGACACCTGGCAAGCCGCCACGCACAGCCCGCACCTCGAAGTGTTCCGCAAGAAGGGTGTGGAAGTGCTGCTGCTGACCGATCGCGTGGACGAATGGGCGCTGTCGTTCCTGACCGAGTTCGAGGGCAAGCCGTTGCAAAGCGTGGCGCGGGGCGACCTGGACCTCGGTGCGCTGAACGACGAGGAAAAGCAGGCGCAGGAGAAGGTGGGCGAAGAGTTCAAGCCGCTCGTCGAAAAGATGAAAGAGTCTTTGAAAGACAAGGCCAAAGACGTGCGCCTGACCTTCCGCCTCACGGATTCGCCGTCGTGCCTCGTGGCCGACGAGGGCGAAATGAGCGGCTATCTGCAACGCATGCTGAAGGCCGCGGGCCAGCAGGCGCCGTCGTTCCACCCGATTCTGGAAGTGAATCCGGAGCACGCGCTGGTGAAAGGCCTGCACGCAGACAGCGCGAACTTCGACGACTGGTGCCACCTGCTGTTCGATCAGGCTCTGCTCGCCGAAGGTGGCGCGCTCGAAGATCCGGCCAGCTTCGTGAAGCGTACCAATGCGCTGTTGCTCGCACGTACGAACGAAGCTTGA